In Candidatus Vicinibacter proximus, the following are encoded in one genomic region:
- the dnaA gene encoding chromosomal replication initiator protein DnaA encodes MNQDHVATWNQVLESVRRSLSPKHYNTWFSPIKPVKLEGKVLTLEVPNEFFLSHLENHYLSILKEALVGTLGQRAKLEYRIAVDDYKKPGIERKELKSDHKDPKDTGPSGITNPFVIPGIKKHHVDSNLNPHYQFENFIEGHCNRVARQAGIQICQKPGDLFNPLVIFGDVGLGKTHLMQAIGNAILKKYPKLQVIYLTSDKYTNLFIQSIRNNSISDFSNFFNSVDVLIIDDIQYFAGKAGTQEIFFHLFNQMHQNKKQIIMGSDRAPKDLKEIDDRLISRFKWGASLELMSPDYETLMAILESKLEEKELSLPKNIKELICHNMKSSIREIEGLLVNLKLHATLNPQEITVELVKDILASFSNKVSQEITIESITKIVAEHLKIPIASIQGKGRQRNIVQARQLSMYFSKRLANKPLSVIGEAFGGKDHSTVIYSCETVENLMQTDKNFEDLAHKLEKIIIKSLGLK; translated from the coding sequence ATGAATCAAGACCATGTTGCTACTTGGAACCAGGTACTGGAATCGGTGCGCAGGTCTTTATCTCCAAAGCATTACAACACGTGGTTCTCCCCTATTAAACCCGTAAAACTTGAAGGCAAGGTCCTCACCTTGGAAGTTCCTAATGAATTTTTTCTTTCACACCTAGAAAACCATTATCTAAGCATTCTTAAAGAGGCTTTAGTCGGTACTCTTGGTCAAAGAGCTAAGTTGGAATACCGTATTGCTGTAGATGATTACAAAAAACCGGGAATAGAGCGAAAAGAATTAAAATCAGATCATAAAGACCCGAAAGATACCGGACCTTCAGGGATTACCAACCCTTTTGTCATACCCGGGATTAAGAAGCATCATGTAGATTCTAATCTAAATCCACATTATCAATTCGAAAATTTTATTGAAGGCCATTGCAATCGTGTAGCTCGTCAAGCTGGCATCCAGATTTGCCAAAAGCCTGGAGATCTATTTAATCCATTGGTCATCTTTGGTGATGTTGGACTGGGTAAAACGCATTTGATGCAAGCCATCGGCAATGCCATTTTAAAAAAATATCCTAAACTACAAGTCATTTATCTTACCTCTGATAAATACACTAATCTTTTTATTCAATCTATCAGAAACAACAGCATATCGGATTTTTCAAATTTTTTCAATTCTGTTGATGTATTAATCATTGACGACATTCAATATTTTGCAGGTAAGGCCGGAACCCAGGAAATCTTTTTTCATTTATTCAACCAGATGCACCAAAATAAGAAACAAATTATTATGGGATCTGACCGTGCTCCAAAAGATCTAAAAGAAATTGATGATCGGTTAATCAGCAGATTTAAATGGGGTGCTTCACTAGAACTTATGAGTCCGGACTATGAAACTTTAATGGCCATTCTTGAATCCAAACTGGAAGAAAAAGAATTAAGTCTTCCCAAAAATATCAAGGAACTGATCTGCCATAATATGAAAAGCAGCATCAGAGAAATTGAAGGGCTTCTTGTAAACTTAAAGCTACATGCTACCCTGAATCCACAGGAAATTACTGTCGAACTTGTAAAGGATATTCTAGCCAGTTTTTCAAATAAAGTTTCACAGGAAATTACCATTGAATCCATTACCAAAATTGTTGCAGAACACCTTAAAATTCCAATTGCTAGCATTCAAGGAAAGGGCCGGCAGAGAAACATTGTACAAGCCCGGCAGCTCTCCATGTATTTTTCCAAAAGGTTAGCCAATAAGCCGCTTTCTGTGATTGGTGAGGCTTTTGGAGGAAAAGACCATAGTACGGTTATATATTCCTGTGAGACTGTTGAAAATTTGATGCAGACCGATAAAAATTTTGAGGACCTGGCCCATAAACTTGAAAAAATAATCATTAAAAGCCTTGGGCTTAAATAA